The DNA region CTCATCAACGAACTGGGGGTTGAATTAACACCTGACGAGCGAAACAAGATTGAATACATTCCAACTGAGAACCTGCAGGCCTTTATCGCCTACAGCAGGGGCTTGCGGGAAGAGGATGCCGGCGCGTACGGATTGGCAGCCGGATTTTATCGGCGGGCAAGCCAACTGGATCCGTCTTTTTCCGAAGCCGTTACGCGTGCTGAAGTAAACGAAGCAATGGCTGAGGCAGATAAAAGCCTCGAAGAATTGATAGCCGAATCCTCTGATGCGGACACACCGCGCGCAACAGGACTCGACCTGATGGGCATCCGCATTGGCCTGCTCAACAATGCCATTGGCTCAGGCTTTATTCCTGGCGAAGACGCGCGTGAGCCGGCAACCGAGTCGGGCGGTAGCGCTGTATTACTCCGCGATCCGCCGAACCCGCCAAGCGCTAACAACTAATTGATGGCCGCCGGCCCCGTTCCTTTTCCACAAATGGCCACTAAAGCTCCCATGCCTTTCTTTAAAAAACCTGAAGCGGTGTTCATGCGATTGTTTGTGTCTGTTCTCCTGTTGATGCTGTGGGCTATGCCCTCGGCGTATGCACAGGCGCCCAACATGTACATGGGCAGCGAACAGCAACCCATCCGTATCCAAACCGGCTCGGTCTTCCAGCAGTATGCAGACCAGGATCGCCGGCTTTCCCAGATCACGTTTCCTGTTTCAGCCTTTATTCCGCTCACCAGAAGCCTTGCCTTTTCACTTTATACCAACCCTGCACTCGTGAGCGGTGAAGCAGTAACCTCCTTGCAAGGACTCAGCGATGCCCAGGTTGCACTCAGCTATCACCAGCCATTGGGAGATGGGAGTATGGTGGTGAGCGTTGGTACAAACGTCCCGAGTGGCAAAAGAGAGTTAACTGAAGCTGAATTTGCAACTACAGCACTGGTGAGCCAGGATTTTTATGGATTCTATGTACCTGTTCTGGGGCAGGGCCTGAACATCTCACCGGGCATTACCCTGGCGTTTCCGTTTGGCGACAACATGGTTGGGGGCCTTGGGTTTTCTTATCAGCTCAAAGGCAGCTTCAAGCCTGTAGAGAACATGCCGGATTCGTTCAAGCCCGGCGACGAAATGATGATAACGGGTGGCTTTGACTTCAGGCTGGCAGAACAATGGGCGCTTTCAACAAACGTGTCCTATGTGCTCTACAACACGGATGTATTGGGCGATCTGGATGTATTCGAATCGGGTAATCAGACCATTGCAATTTTGCAGGTGCTTGGGAATATGGGGAATAACCAGGCGCGTTTTGTGGCACGTTATCGCACCAAAGCGAAAAGCACCTTGCCAGCCGGCAACCAGGTGGTAACTGCCCCGCGTACTGTGCCGGAGCAATTTCAACTGATTGGTACGTACAACTTGAGTATCCAGGAAAACCTGCGTGCCACCGTGATTGCAAGGGTGCGGCGATACAATGAAACCGACTTCTTTGGTGACAAAACGTTGTTTGACGTAGGCGCGTCACCCGAGGTCGCCTTTTCAGATATTGTAAGCGGCGGCATGCGGTTTGTCTATACCTTTGGCAGTTTTCCCGGTGTGGAAATTGGCGCTGGCCTTTCTTTTGTGATTCCCTAGTGACGCTAAGAACCTGAGGGTTCTCCAGCCATCTCTTTGCTAGCTGCGCAGTGAACATCTTCTGGATTCTTGCATTCATAACAGCGTGCAACCAGCCAGAGACATGCCTGTGAATCCCCACAAAGAAGAACTGGATCAATTACGCGCTGCAGTTGGACAGATGTCCCATCTCGATGATAAACAGTGGCAGCAGTTTGCTGCGCTTTTTTCCATTCGTCTTGTATCTGCCCAGACCCATCTGTTGCTGCCTGGCGATAAAATTTATGAACTCCTGTTTGTTACCGGTGGGTTGCTGCGGTTTTATTATGTAGATGGGGAGGGAGATGAAGCCAACAAAGCGTTCATCGCCGAAAATACCTTTGCGGGTCCGCTTGCATCCTCAATGCTCGACTTGCCTGTGATTTACGGGGTGCAGGCACTTGAAGAAACACGGTTGCTGGTTTGTGACTACCGCGCCTTTGTAGCACTGTTCGAGCACGATCCTGTATTTGAACGACTTGGACGCAAGTTTGCCGAGCAACTCCTGATGCGCAAAGAACTCCGCATGCGCAGCATGTTACAGCAAAACGCGCGAGAACGGTATCTGGACTTTGTAGCGCAACACCCTGATTTGGTGCAACGCATTCCCCAATACCACATCGCGAGCTACCTGGGAATTACTGAAGTATCGCTCTCCCGCCTACGCAGATCTATTCTCGAAACCACTTCTTAACAAATGATAAGGCGCTGCCCTGCGTCCATGTCATAGCTTTTGTCATGTTCGTTTTGTGCTATCAAACGGTAGCATCACGCAAAAAATAAAGCAGCATGACAAATATTACTTTTATCGGATTGGGTGCAATGGGGCAGCGCATGGCAACCCGCTTGTTGGATGCCGGCTACCAGCTAACAGTTTACAACCGTTCTGAAGGACCCCGCATCGCACTTGGGGCACAAGGCGCTAAAGTGGCAGGTACGCCAAGGGAGGCCGTTGCAGGCGCAGACCTCGTTATTACAATGCTCACGGATGACGATGCATCGATGTCCGTTTGGATGGATCAGGAAAAGGGCGTGCTTTCGGGGATTGATGCAGGTACCGTGGCCCTGACTTCCAGTACGCTCTCACCGGCCTATGTGCAGGTGCTCGCCGGCGCCCTCAAACAGAAAGGTGTGGCATTGCTTGATGCACCTGTTGTTGGTACAAGGCCGCATGCAGAAGCAGGGCAGTTGACCTATCTCGTTGGGGGAGACGCGACCGTTCTGGCAAGTGTGAAGCCCGTACTTTTAGCGATGGGCGCGCACATACATCACGTTGGTGATACAGGCATGGGCATGGCAATGAAGCTGGTTGTAAACGGTTTGTTTGCAAACCAGGTGGCCGCCTTGGGTGAAGCATTGACCTTGCTGGAGGGTGTGGGAATCTCACAGGAGGCAGCTGTTGCATTGTTGAATGGATTGCCCATTACGAGTCCAGTTGCACAACGTGTCGGTCAATTGATGTTGGCGGGTGGTTTTAGTCCAAATTTCCCTATAGATCTGGTTGCCAAGGATGTGCGCTACTATACGGAAATGGGCACGGCAGCAGGGATGCATACACCGCTTCTTTCGGGGGTGCAAAAAGTGTTTGAGGCTGCAGCCAGAGAAGGGTTGGGCGGCAGCGATATTTCGGGGGTCATCCAGTATTTTGCATCAAACCGACTTCTTTGACAATAAAATGTCGTTTGCCTTGGCGCCGGCTTGTCTTTTTTTCGGGTATCTAGTCACGATTGCGCATGCGTTCCCAAATCCCCCAGGCCAACAAGAGCGGCCAGGTGACCAGGCCGCCAAGGCCGACAAAAGCTGCTGAGCCATGCCCAAACAGCATCTGCTGTAAATCATTGAGCGCTTTATCGTTAATCAGGTAGGTCCAGGTAGAGGAGGGGCCTTTTAAGCCGGCTGCTGCTGCGTCTATCCCGTTTTTATCGATGGGCATTGTTTCCAGGAATGTTTTGGTCCGCTGTTCAATGGTATCAAATACGGCCACAAAGGCCTCGCCGGCTTGTTTGTGGAACTCATGCAGCGGATTTAACCCACCAATGCCCAGGAGGTGAATCCCATCGCGGATGTGGGAGATGTACGCAAGATGATCCGACCAGGCTTGGTCGATAAAATGGAGCGTGCTGACTTGCTCGGCCTCATAAGCTACGTTGTGTCCAAAATCGTTGCAAACAGCTTTGAATCGGTCTGGGACATGCGTCTCGAAAACGGTTAATTCCGCTTCGCCGAGGAGCACCCGGTTGCGCCAGTCCATCAATCTGGTTCGCTGCTTTTCAATGAGTTGCGTGTACTTCCACATCGTTTTGCGGATCTCATAATTTTGCCCCTCAACGATGCGTTGTAACCTCGCAACTTCCCGGATGATTACTGGATGGTCGATCGGTCTAGCTTGCCGTACAGGACGGAAGCGGTCGGGTATGAGTTCATTGAGTCCGAACGTCCGCATCAAATGGTCTTCCATACTTACGAAAAACTGGGCGCTGCCAGGATCGCCCTGCCGGCCGGCCCGTCCCCGCAACTGATCATCAATCCGCCGGCTTTCATGTAAATTTGTGCCTAACACAAGCAAGCCGCCAGCAGCAATCACTTCATCTCGGTACAATTCATCAGCGCCGCCGAGTTTGATGTCTGTGCCACGCCCAGCCATGTTTGTGCTAATGGTTACACGGCCTGGCAAGCCCGCGTTGGCGATGATCTCTGCCTCAGCCTCGTCGTTTCGCGCATTCAGCACGCTGCTCTCAATGCCGGCTTTTCGCAACTGTAAAGCCAGTGTTTCAGATTCATTAACCGTTGTAGTGCCAACCAGTACCGGTCGGCCTCGTCTGTGCTGAAGTTTTATTTCATCAATTACCGCAGCGACCTTGGCTTCCTGATGGGTGAAAATTATCGTTGACAGATCTTCTCGGATGGAAGCCGTGTTGCGCGGGATAGGGAGTACGCGCAGGGTGTAAAAGTTCTCCAGTTCATGTGCAGCAGCAATGGAGGTGGCCGTCATGCCGGCGAGCTGTGGGTACAGCCTCAGGAAATTCTGCAGCGCAATCGACCCTAATATGCGCCCGCCGGGCTCAATGGGCAGTTCTTCTTTTGCTTCTATGGCCTCCTGTAACCCATCTGGCCAGCGCCGGTCTGCTACAACGCGTCCTGTAAATTCGTCAACGATGACAATTTTCTGATCGCGGATGATGTAATCAACCCCGCGGTGCAACAGTACGCGCGCGTGCAGGGCCTGGTTAATTTCAGTGAGCAAAAGATAATTGCCATCTTCATGTAAATCGCCACACTGAAAAGCTGCCTCCACTTTGTCGATCCCTGCACCTGTTAGCAGGACATTGCGGCGGTTTTCATCGGTCTCCCAGTCTGTACCCTCTTGTAGCTTTTCAACAACGGCGGCTATCCTGTAAGGATCAGCGTCAGAAACCTCACGGGCGCCGGCAATGACCAGGGGGACCCGTGCTTCATCAATAAGAATTGAATCTGCCTCGTCTATGACAGCGAAGTGGAAGGGGCGCTGCACGAGCGCTGAACGCGTTCTTGCCAGATTATCGCGAAGGAAATCGAAGCCGGCCTCTTTTGCCGTAGCATAGGTGACATCCGCAGCATAGGCTGCGCGCCGTTCAGCAGTTGACATGCCGGCTTGCACAACGCCAACAGATAAGCCCAGAAACGTATACACAGGCCCCATCCAGGCTGCATCTCTCCTGGCCAGATAGTCGTTGAAAGTCAGGACATGTACACCTTTTCCCGATAGTGCATGGGCAAACACGGGGAGTACAGCTGCCAGCGTCTTTCCTTCACCCGTCTGCATTTCGATAATCTTCCCTTTGTGCAAACCGAGGCCGGCCATCACCTGTACGTCATAATGCCGCATCCCCAACACGCGTGCTGATACTTCTCTTGCCAGTGCAAACGCTTCACCCAGGATTTCATCAACGCCAATGCCGTCAAGCACGCGATTTCGAAGCGACTTTGCCTGCAATTTGAGCGCATTGTCAGAAAACGCAGCCAGCCGGCGCCCTTCTTCCGTTATTTGATCCGTACCTACGCGGTACCAGGACAAATCTCTGTCAACAGGGTCATCTGAACGGAGGCGACGCCACCGCTGGCTCCACTTGTTTTCCTTACCGGCTTCCGTTTCCATTAGCGTCTAAAGAGGTACTGATGGTTTATGTACTCCGGGTAGTGCGGTAGGTTTGGGTTAGCTCATTAGGTGGTAGTTTGTTGGAATGCTTTCAATGATTCATGCCATCAAGTTTTTTTGTGATAGGTCAGGACCTATTTGCGAATGCGGATTCGATGGCCTTCTACAAGTAACAACAGTCCAATATAGTCGCCTTGATTTGGGTGAGACTCTGTAAAAGAAAGCAGGCGCTCCATAATCGGGTTAAGCATGCTCGGCCGGTTCTTTAACTGAAGCGCAATTATGCCCACAAATTCAGATGGTGGATAGGCGACTATATCCGAGAAATCCCCGTTTAGCGTAATCAGAATCGCATTTTCAAGCTGTGCTTTCTCAATTACAACAGGGTCGGGGGCATCTTGTGGCAAATGATCCCGCAATACCAGAACTTCATGCCCGGCATCAAGAAGCTTTCTGATGATGGCCTGAGAAATGCAATGGTCCGCAAAAAACGTCAATCCCATTAGGCGGCAAGTTCAAATTCAGAAAGATCCCGTGCATAGCTCAGGCAAGCCAGAATCTGCGTACCACTAAGGTCTGGAAATTCCTCCACAATTTGATCTGAAGAATAGCCTTCAGCAAGATACCCGAGAATCAAGCTCACAGGTATACGGGTTCCTTTAATTCGGGGCTTTCCACGAAGTATCTCAGCAGTGCTTTCAATATGATCCTGCCACGGAATTGTGCTCATGATGCAATTGCATTAAGTCCAGTTACAGCCGTCCATTAAGATACGCCACAGAATATTAAAGGTCCCAGAATTGCGTGGTACACATAATGGCTCCACAATTAACCAAATATATCGCAACGGGGCCGGTTTGATCATACGTAAAGAACCACATACGATTCAGTCAACGCGTGAAGCATACGTGGAAGGTTGATTGCATTGCGTTGTTATGCATACGTGCATGCAGCACAGGGTTAACTTGTTTTTAGACTGTGCCCGAGAGTACAATTGTCAATAGGATAAGGCCCACGAAGGCAATCACTGCAGTGACAATACCTGTTTTCTTATCTCTGATTCTTCCACTGAAGCCAATTGCGATCAACAGGACATACATGCCCATGAAAGAAGCAAGGCCTGCAATGCTTTTGGATCTTAACGTCTCTTCAGGCCAAGCTGATAAATCAAACGATGTTATGCCAAGCCGGATGACATCAAGCAGAACAACGACAGAAGCAAAAGTTGATACGATCAAGGACGTTGCCGCTAAAGCGGACAGCCATATTGTTCTGCTAACTGTCTTGTCTTGGGAAGTTAGGGTCAAGAGCGTTCCCATGAAGGCAATAGCAAAACCGCCTATGACAGCCGAGAGAAAAGCAATTTGTCGGTATAATTCTGCTACATACTCTGGAGGTAAGTCTGTCATGCGGGGTGTGAAATTTC from Bacteroidota bacterium includes:
- a CDS encoding Crp/Fnr family transcriptional regulator, with the translated sequence MPVNPHKEELDQLRAAVGQMSHLDDKQWQQFAALFSIRLVSAQTHLLLPGDKIYELLFVTGGLLRFYYVDGEGDEANKAFIAENTFAGPLASSMLDLPVIYGVQALEETRLLVCDYRAFVALFEHDPVFERLGRKFAEQLLMRKELRMRSMLQQNARERYLDFVAQHPDLVQRIPQYHIASYLGITEVSLSRLRRSILETTS
- a CDS encoding NAD(P)-dependent oxidoreductase — protein: MTNITFIGLGAMGQRMATRLLDAGYQLTVYNRSEGPRIALGAQGAKVAGTPREAVAGADLVITMLTDDDASMSVWMDQEKGVLSGIDAGTVALTSSTLSPAYVQVLAGALKQKGVALLDAPVVGTRPHAEAGQLTYLVGGDATVLASVKPVLLAMGAHIHHVGDTGMGMAMKLVVNGLFANQVAALGEALTLLEGVGISQEAAVALLNGLPITSPVAQRVGQLMLAGGFSPNFPIDLVAKDVRYYTEMGTAAGMHTPLLSGVQKVFEAAAREGLGGSDISGVIQYFASNRLL
- the secA2 gene encoding accessory Sec system translocase SecA2, whose product is METEAGKENKWSQRWRRLRSDDPVDRDLSWYRVGTDQITEEGRRLAAFSDNALKLQAKSLRNRVLDGIGVDEILGEAFALAREVSARVLGMRHYDVQVMAGLGLHKGKIIEMQTGEGKTLAAVLPVFAHALSGKGVHVLTFNDYLARRDAAWMGPVYTFLGLSVGVVQAGMSTAERRAAYAADVTYATAKEAGFDFLRDNLARTRSALVQRPFHFAVIDEADSILIDEARVPLVIAGAREVSDADPYRIAAVVEKLQEGTDWETDENRRNVLLTGAGIDKVEAAFQCGDLHEDGNYLLLTEINQALHARVLLHRGVDYIIRDQKIVIVDEFTGRVVADRRWPDGLQEAIEAKEELPIEPGGRILGSIALQNFLRLYPQLAGMTATSIAAAHELENFYTLRVLPIPRNTASIREDLSTIIFTHQEAKVAAVIDEIKLQHRRGRPVLVGTTTVNESETLALQLRKAGIESSVLNARNDEAEAEIIANAGLPGRVTISTNMAGRGTDIKLGGADELYRDEVIAAGGLLVLGTNLHESRRIDDQLRGRAGRQGDPGSAQFFVSMEDHLMRTFGLNELIPDRFRPVRQARPIDHPVIIREVARLQRIVEGQNYEIRKTMWKYTQLIEKQRTRLMDWRNRVLLGEAELTVFETHVPDRFKAVCNDFGHNVAYEAEQVSTLHFIDQAWSDHLAYISHIRDGIHLLGIGGLNPLHEFHKQAGEAFVAVFDTIEQRTKTFLETMPIDKNGIDAAAAGLKGPSSTWTYLINDKALNDLQQMLFGHGSAAFVGLGGLVTWPLLLAWGIWERMRNRD
- a CDS encoding DUF5615 family PIN-like protein, with the translated sequence MGLTFFADHCISQAIIRKLLDAGHEVLVLRDHLPQDAPDPVVIEKAQLENAILITLNGDFSDIVAYPPSEFVGIIALQLKNRPSMLNPIMERLLSFTESHPNQGDYIGLLLLVEGHRIRIRK
- a CDS encoding DUF433 domain-containing protein, giving the protein MSTIPWQDHIESTAEILRGKPRIKGTRIPVSLILGYLAEGYSSDQIVEEFPDLSGTQILACLSYARDLSEFELAA